A DNA window from Argopecten irradians isolate NY chromosome 10, Ai_NY, whole genome shotgun sequence contains the following coding sequences:
- the LOC138333033 gene encoding uncharacterized oxidoreductase SP_1686-like isoform X2 encodes MSKGNKKEGSVLTAIVIGAGMRGTIYAQYAQMFPDRFAIIGVADPREFYRRKFQKDYGIREESCFSDWSEASKRDKMSDCVIITTPDRLHKDPALAFAKKGYKILLEKPMSVNEEECREIVQICKENSVTLVICHVLRYTPWAQKLRILIDSGVIGEVVNINHTEPVGFWHFTHSFVRGNWHIEADSSSSLLTKCCHDVDLINYWMAGRRCTSVTSFGHISHFNKKDKPPGSASRCTDCPSQIETTCPYSAKKIYLDHIKNADTGFPVSVITEEPTIESVTTALKTGPYGVCVYDNDNDVMSNQIVSLLFEGGATASLTMMAFTKSVSAREIKIYGTRGQLSCVATESPIIEHFDFLTRQTQRKTVRIGDWSRGQLD; translated from the exons ATGTCGAAAGGAAATAAGAAAGAGGGATCAGTTTTGACTGCCATCGTTATTGGAGCGGGAATGCGGGGTACAATATATGCCCAATATGCTCAAATGTTTCCTGATCGATTTGCG ATAATTGGCGTAGCTGATCCAAGAGAATTTTACCGCAGGAAGTTTCAGAAAGACTATGGTATCCGGGAGGAAAGCTGTTTTTCTG ACTGGAGCGAGGCGAGTAAGAGAGACAAGATGTCAGACTGTGTTATAATTACTACACCAGATCGtttacataag GACCCAGCCTTAGCCTTTGCGAAGAAAGGTTACAAAATACTTCTCGAAAAACCAATGTCG GTAAATGAAGAGGAATGTAGAGAAATCGTGCAGATCTGTAAAGAGAACAGCGTGACTTTAGTGATATGTCATGTGCTGAGGTATACACCGTGGGCACAAAAGCTGAGGATACTTATCGACAGTGGTGTGATAGGGGAAGTGGTCAACATCAACCACACAGAACCT GTTGGTTTCTGGCACTTTACCCATTCCTTTGTTCGTGGTAACTGGCATATCGAGGCTGATAGCTCCAGTTCACTGTTGACAAAGTGTTGCCATGACGTTGATCTTATAAATTACTGGATGGCTGGACGACGCTGCACAAGTGTGACGTCATTTGGACATATAAGTCACTTCAACAAGAAGGACAAG CCTCCAGGATCAGCTAGCCGTTGTACAGACTGCCCATCACAAATAGAGACCACATGTCCTTACTCAGCTAAAAAGATCTACCTGGACCATATTAAAAAC gcTGATACTGGGTTCCCTGTGTCTGTGATCACTGAAGAGCCGACGATAGAGAGCGTGACAACAGCACTGAAAACAGGGCCCTATGGAGTCTGTGTATATGATAACGACAATGACGTCATGTCAAACCAG ATTGTCAGCCTATTGTTTGAGGGAGGAGCCACAGCTTCGCTTACTATGATGGCATTCACCAAATCGGTATCCGCTCGCGAAATCAAGATCTATGGCACAAGG gGTCAACTGTCTTGTGTCGCCACAGAATCTCCCATTATTGAGCATTTTGATTTTCTTACCAGACAGACTC AACGAAAAACCGTCAGAATTGGTGACTGGTCCAGAGGACAGCTTGACTAG
- the LOC138333033 gene encoding putative oxidoreductase YteT isoform X4 produces the protein MSDCVIITTPDRLHKDPALAFAKKGYKILLEKPMSVNEEECREIVQICKENSVTLVICHVLRYTPWAQKLRILIDSGVIGEVVNINHTEPVGFWHFTHSFVRGNWHIEADSSSSLLTKCCHDVDLINYWMAGRRCTSVTSFGHISHFNKKDKPPGSASRCTDCPSQIETTCPYSAKKIYLDHIKNADTGFPVSVITEEPTIESVTTALKTGPYGVCVYDNDNDVMSNQIVSLLFEGGATASLTMMAFTKSVSAREIKIYGTRGQLSCVATESPIIEHFDFLTRQTREIPIETVLSWEKGMIGHGNADLCCIHSFVSGLANEKPSELVTGPEDSLTSHLLVFAAEKARKENRVVTLQPDGSYN, from the exons ATGTCAGACTGTGTTATAATTACTACACCAGATCGtttacataag GACCCAGCCTTAGCCTTTGCGAAGAAAGGTTACAAAATACTTCTCGAAAAACCAATGTCG GTAAATGAAGAGGAATGTAGAGAAATCGTGCAGATCTGTAAAGAGAACAGCGTGACTTTAGTGATATGTCATGTGCTGAGGTATACACCGTGGGCACAAAAGCTGAGGATACTTATCGACAGTGGTGTGATAGGGGAAGTGGTCAACATCAACCACACAGAACCT GTTGGTTTCTGGCACTTTACCCATTCCTTTGTTCGTGGTAACTGGCATATCGAGGCTGATAGCTCCAGTTCACTGTTGACAAAGTGTTGCCATGACGTTGATCTTATAAATTACTGGATGGCTGGACGACGCTGCACAAGTGTGACGTCATTTGGACATATAAGTCACTTCAACAAGAAGGACAAG CCTCCAGGATCAGCTAGCCGTTGTACAGACTGCCCATCACAAATAGAGACCACATGTCCTTACTCAGCTAAAAAGATCTACCTGGACCATATTAAAAAC gcTGATACTGGGTTCCCTGTGTCTGTGATCACTGAAGAGCCGACGATAGAGAGCGTGACAACAGCACTGAAAACAGGGCCCTATGGAGTCTGTGTATATGATAACGACAATGACGTCATGTCAAACCAG ATTGTCAGCCTATTGTTTGAGGGAGGAGCCACAGCTTCGCTTACTATGATGGCATTCACCAAATCGGTATCCGCTCGCGAAATCAAGATCTATGGCACAAGG gGTCAACTGTCTTGTGTCGCCACAGAATCTCCCATTATTGAGCATTTTGATTTTCTTACCAGACAGACTC GCGAGATTCCAATAGAAACTGTACTTTCCTGGGAGAAAGGAATGATTGGACACGGGAATGCCGACTTGTGTTGTATTCATTCCTTTGTCAGTGGTCTAGCC AACGAAAAACCGTCAGAATTGGTGACTGGTCCAGAGGACAGCTTGACTAGTCATTTACTAGTGTTTGCTGCCGAAAAAGCAAGAAAGGAGAATCGAGTAGTTACCTTGCAACCTGATGGGTCTTACAACTAA
- the LOC138333033 gene encoding putative oxidoreductase YteT isoform X1 yields the protein MSKGNKKEGSVLTAIVIGAGMRGTIYAQYAQMFPDRFAIIGVADPREFYRRKFQKDYGIREESCFSDWSEASKRDKMSDCVIITTPDRLHKDPALAFAKKGYKILLEKPMSVNEEECREIVQICKENSVTLVICHVLRYTPWAQKLRILIDSGVIGEVVNINHTEPVGFWHFTHSFVRGNWHIEADSSSSLLTKCCHDVDLINYWMAGRRCTSVTSFGHISHFNKKDKPPGSASRCTDCPSQIETTCPYSAKKIYLDHIKNADTGFPVSVITEEPTIESVTTALKTGPYGVCVYDNDNDVMSNQIVSLLFEGGATASLTMMAFTKSVSAREIKIYGTRGQLSCVATESPIIEHFDFLTRQTREIPIETVLSWEKGMIGHGNADLCCIHSFVSGLANEKPSELVTGPEDSLTSHLLVFAAEKARKENRVVTLQPDGSYN from the exons ATGTCGAAAGGAAATAAGAAAGAGGGATCAGTTTTGACTGCCATCGTTATTGGAGCGGGAATGCGGGGTACAATATATGCCCAATATGCTCAAATGTTTCCTGATCGATTTGCG ATAATTGGCGTAGCTGATCCAAGAGAATTTTACCGCAGGAAGTTTCAGAAAGACTATGGTATCCGGGAGGAAAGCTGTTTTTCTG ACTGGAGCGAGGCGAGTAAGAGAGACAAGATGTCAGACTGTGTTATAATTACTACACCAGATCGtttacataag GACCCAGCCTTAGCCTTTGCGAAGAAAGGTTACAAAATACTTCTCGAAAAACCAATGTCG GTAAATGAAGAGGAATGTAGAGAAATCGTGCAGATCTGTAAAGAGAACAGCGTGACTTTAGTGATATGTCATGTGCTGAGGTATACACCGTGGGCACAAAAGCTGAGGATACTTATCGACAGTGGTGTGATAGGGGAAGTGGTCAACATCAACCACACAGAACCT GTTGGTTTCTGGCACTTTACCCATTCCTTTGTTCGTGGTAACTGGCATATCGAGGCTGATAGCTCCAGTTCACTGTTGACAAAGTGTTGCCATGACGTTGATCTTATAAATTACTGGATGGCTGGACGACGCTGCACAAGTGTGACGTCATTTGGACATATAAGTCACTTCAACAAGAAGGACAAG CCTCCAGGATCAGCTAGCCGTTGTACAGACTGCCCATCACAAATAGAGACCACATGTCCTTACTCAGCTAAAAAGATCTACCTGGACCATATTAAAAAC gcTGATACTGGGTTCCCTGTGTCTGTGATCACTGAAGAGCCGACGATAGAGAGCGTGACAACAGCACTGAAAACAGGGCCCTATGGAGTCTGTGTATATGATAACGACAATGACGTCATGTCAAACCAG ATTGTCAGCCTATTGTTTGAGGGAGGAGCCACAGCTTCGCTTACTATGATGGCATTCACCAAATCGGTATCCGCTCGCGAAATCAAGATCTATGGCACAAGG gGTCAACTGTCTTGTGTCGCCACAGAATCTCCCATTATTGAGCATTTTGATTTTCTTACCAGACAGACTC GCGAGATTCCAATAGAAACTGTACTTTCCTGGGAGAAAGGAATGATTGGACACGGGAATGCCGACTTGTGTTGTATTCATTCCTTTGTCAGTGGTCTAGCC AACGAAAAACCGTCAGAATTGGTGACTGGTCCAGAGGACAGCTTGACTAGTCATTTACTAGTGTTTGCTGCCGAAAAAGCAAGAAAGGAGAATCGAGTAGTTACCTTGCAACCTGATGGGTCTTACAACTAA
- the LOC138333033 gene encoding uncharacterized protein isoform X3 yields the protein MSKGNKKEGSVLTAIVIGAGMRGTIYAQYAQMFPDRFAIIGVADPREFYRRKFQKDYGIREESCFSDWSEASKRDKMSDCVIITTPDRLHKDPALAFAKKGYKILLEKPMSVNEEECREIVQICKENSVTLVICHVLRYTPWAQKLRILIDSGVIGEVVNINHTEPPPGSASRCTDCPSQIETTCPYSAKKIYLDHIKNADTGFPVSVITEEPTIESVTTALKTGPYGVCVYDNDNDVMSNQIVSLLFEGGATASLTMMAFTKSVSAREIKIYGTRGQLSCVATESPIIEHFDFLTRQTREIPIETVLSWEKGMIGHGNADLCCIHSFVSGLANEKPSELVTGPEDSLTSHLLVFAAEKARKENRVVTLQPDGSYN from the exons ATGTCGAAAGGAAATAAGAAAGAGGGATCAGTTTTGACTGCCATCGTTATTGGAGCGGGAATGCGGGGTACAATATATGCCCAATATGCTCAAATGTTTCCTGATCGATTTGCG ATAATTGGCGTAGCTGATCCAAGAGAATTTTACCGCAGGAAGTTTCAGAAAGACTATGGTATCCGGGAGGAAAGCTGTTTTTCTG ACTGGAGCGAGGCGAGTAAGAGAGACAAGATGTCAGACTGTGTTATAATTACTACACCAGATCGtttacataag GACCCAGCCTTAGCCTTTGCGAAGAAAGGTTACAAAATACTTCTCGAAAAACCAATGTCG GTAAATGAAGAGGAATGTAGAGAAATCGTGCAGATCTGTAAAGAGAACAGCGTGACTTTAGTGATATGTCATGTGCTGAGGTATACACCGTGGGCACAAAAGCTGAGGATACTTATCGACAGTGGTGTGATAGGGGAAGTGGTCAACATCAACCACACAGAACCT CCTCCAGGATCAGCTAGCCGTTGTACAGACTGCCCATCACAAATAGAGACCACATGTCCTTACTCAGCTAAAAAGATCTACCTGGACCATATTAAAAAC gcTGATACTGGGTTCCCTGTGTCTGTGATCACTGAAGAGCCGACGATAGAGAGCGTGACAACAGCACTGAAAACAGGGCCCTATGGAGTCTGTGTATATGATAACGACAATGACGTCATGTCAAACCAG ATTGTCAGCCTATTGTTTGAGGGAGGAGCCACAGCTTCGCTTACTATGATGGCATTCACCAAATCGGTATCCGCTCGCGAAATCAAGATCTATGGCACAAGG gGTCAACTGTCTTGTGTCGCCACAGAATCTCCCATTATTGAGCATTTTGATTTTCTTACCAGACAGACTC GCGAGATTCCAATAGAAACTGTACTTTCCTGGGAGAAAGGAATGATTGGACACGGGAATGCCGACTTGTGTTGTATTCATTCCTTTGTCAGTGGTCTAGCC AACGAAAAACCGTCAGAATTGGTGACTGGTCCAGAGGACAGCTTGACTAGTCATTTACTAGTGTTTGCTGCCGAAAAAGCAAGAAAGGAGAATCGAGTAGTTACCTTGCAACCTGATGGGTCTTACAACTAA